One window from the genome of Musa acuminata AAA Group cultivar baxijiao chromosome BXJ1-4, Cavendish_Baxijiao_AAA, whole genome shotgun sequence encodes:
- the LOC135646967 gene encoding uncharacterized protein At1g32220, chloroplastic-like, whose protein sequence is MVAMSLWSFASAPSLPSGRPPSLSNRSIPSPRSLSRSPSRPPSRVNVRCSYATSDLVEDSSSLPIDVVADVKTEKIVVLGGNGFVGSAICKAAVLKGIEVVSVSRSGRPSYTDSWVDQVSWMAGDVFYLMWEEVLVGATAVVSTLGGFGNEEQMKRINGEANILAVGAAKDFGVPKFILISVHDYNLPSFLLSSGYFVGKRKAESEVLSKYPRSGVVLRPGFIYGKRKVDGYEIPLDLIGEPLERLLLAAENFTRPLKSLPASDLLLAPPVSVDDVAYAVINALMDDDFFGVFTIEQIKEAAAKVRSR, encoded by the exons ATGGTGGCGATGTCGCTGTGGTCCTTCGCCTCTGCCCCTTCGCTCCCGTCGGGAAGGCCTCCCTCTCTCTCGAACCGCTCGATCCCTTCCCCTCGGTCCCTGTCTCGCTCTCCCTCGCGGCCCCCATCCAG GGTCAATGTTAGATGCAGTTATGCCACATCAGATCTGGTAGAAGATTCCTCTTCCCTTCCGATTGATGTTGTCGCAGATGTGAAAACTGAAAAG attgttgTCTTGGGGGGCAACGGGTTTGTTGGTTCTGCTATTTGCAAAGCTGCAGTGTTGAAGGGCATTGAAGTGGTCAGCGTAAGCAG GTCTGGAAGGCCTTCTTACACAGACTCATGGGTTGACCAAGTTAGCTGGATGGCAG gtgatgttTTTTATTTAATGTGGGAGGAGGTGTTGGTTGGGGCAACAGCTGTTGTATCAACCCTTGGAGGGTTTGGAAATGAGGAACAGATGAAGAGGATAAATGGTGAAGCTAATATCTTAGCAGTAGGTGCTGCAAAGGATTTTG GTGTCCCTAAGTTCATCCTGATATCTGTCCATGACTACAATCTCCcctctttccttctttcttcgGGGTATTTCGTCGGGAAGAGAAAAGCAGAATCTGAGGTCCTCTCCAAGTACCCAAGATCAG GTGTTGTGTTGAGACCTGGATTCATCTATGGTAAGAGAAAGGTCGATGGTTATGAGATCCCACTTGATCTAATAGGTGAACCACTGGAAAGGCTACTGCTTGCCGCTGAGAATTTTACAAGGCCTTTGAAATCACTCCCGGCGTCCGATCTCCTTTTGGCACCCCCCGTGAGTGTCGACGATGTTGCATATGCAGTGATCAATGCACTTATGGATGATGATTTCTTCGGCGTTTTCACAATCGAGCAAATCAAGGAAGCTGCTGCTAAAGTGAGGTCACGATGA
- the LOC135646999 gene encoding choline-phosphate cytidylyltransferase 2-like has protein sequence MARLPGGDVVAPPVAESDPEPPATPTTWYESLSCSAHPASGKECLFLQERPVRVYADGIYDLFHFGHARALEQAKKLFPNTYLLVGCCSDEITHKYKGKTVMTEAERYESLRHCKWVDEVIPDAPWVLNQEFIDKHNIDFVAHDSLPYADASGAGNDVYEFVKAIGKFKETIRTDGISTSDIIMRILKDYNEYVKRNLARGYTRKDLGVSYVKEKQLRVNMGITKLREKVKEHQEKLHTVAKSAGVNHNEWVENADRWIAGFLEKFEEGCHIMEIAIKDRIQEGLKRQQSKSKTNLEETVPS, from the exons ATGGCTCGGTTGCCCGGAGGGGATGTCGTCGCGCCGCCGGTGGCGGAGTCGGACCCGGAGCCCCCCGCCACGCCGACGACGTGGTACGAGAGCCTGTCCTGCTCCGCTCATCCGGCGTCCGGAAAGGAGTGCCTCTTCCTGCAGGAACGCCCCGTCCGCGTCTACGCGGATGGGATCTACGACTTGTTTCACTTCGGCCACGCTCGAGCGCTCGAGCAGGCGAAGAAGCT ATTTCCAAACACCTACTTATTAGTTGGGTGCTGCAGTGACGAAATTACTCACAAATATAAGGGAAAAACTGTGATGACTGAAGCTGAGCGTTATGAATCTCTACGCCACTGCAA GTGGGTTGATGAAGTCATACCAGATGCTCCATGGGTCCTCAACCAAGAGTTCATTGACAAGCACAACATAGACTTTGTGGCTCATGACTCACTTCC ATATGCAGATGCAAGTGGAGCTGGCAATGATGTCTATGAATTT GTCAAAGCTATTGGAAAATTTAAGGAAACAATTCGTACAGATGGCATTTCTACTTCAGATATTATAATGAGGATTCTGAAAGACTACAATGAGTATGTGAAGCGTAATTTAGCCCGTGGATATACAAGAAAGGACCTTGGAGTGAGCTATGTGAAG GAGAAGCAACTGAGAGTGAACATGGGAATAACTAAATTGCGGGAAAAAGTGAAGGAGCATCAAGAAAAG TTGCACACAGTAGCAAAGTCGGCTGGAGTGAATCACAACGAATGGGTGGAAAATGCAGATCGCTGGATCGCAGGCTtccttgagaaatttgaggagggcTGCCACATCATG GAAATTGCCATCAAAGATCGAATTCAGGAGGGTCTGAAGAGGCAGCAGAGCAAATCAAAGACTAACCTCGAAGAAACAGTTCCCTCATAA
- the LOC135647015 gene encoding uncharacterized protein LOC135647015 yields the protein MGVDYYNILKVNRNATDEDLKKSYRRLAMRWHPDKNPSNKKEAEAKFKQISEAYEVLSDAQKRVIYDQLGEEGLKGMPPPGSQSATSSASSGPSNFRFNPRDAKDIFAEIFGNSSPFGFESMNRTKSTRYQTNGSGTFGGFGTTESTSRSYAEGAGPSGTQPRKAPAVENFLACRLEELYSGSKRKLKISRSVLQSNGQLVPETEILTIDIKPGWKKGTKITFPGKGNEQVNQLPADLVFIIDEKPHDVYKREGNDLIVHQNISLVDALAGTTINLKTLDGRDLSINVNEVVIPGYELVVAKEGMPLAKEPGKKGNLIVKFNVKFPSRLTPDQRADIRRILGG from the exons ATGGGAGTGGACTACTACAACATATTGAAGGTGAATCGGAACGCCACCGATGAGGATCTCAAGAAGTCGTACCGGCGCCTGGCGATGCGGTGGCACCCGGACAAGAACCCCAGTAACAAGAAGGAGGCGGAGGCCAAGTTCAAGCAGATCTCCGAGGCCTACGAG GTACTAAGCGATGCACAAAAACGGGTGATATATGATCAGCTTGGAGAAGAGGGTTTGAAGGGCATGCCCCCTCCTGGTTCACAAAGTGCGACATCTAGTGCCTCAAGTGGACCTAGTAACTTCCGATTTAATCCTCGAGATGCTAAGGACATCTTTGCTGAAATTTTTGGGAACAGCAGCCCTTTCGGTTTTGAGTCCATGAATCGCACAAAGTccacaagatatcaaacaaatggAAGTGGGACTTTTGGTGGGTTCGGTACGACAGAGAGCACCTCTAGGTCATATGCTGAGGGAGCTGGTCCTAGTGGCACCCAACCACGGAAAGCGCCAGCTGTGGAGAACTTCCTAGCATGCAGACTTGAAGAGCTCTACAGTGGATCAAAAAGGAAGTTGAAGATCTCTAGGAGTGTCTTGCAATCTAATGG ACAATTGGTACCCGAAACAGAgatcttaacaattgatatcaagcCTGGATGGAAAAAAGGTACCAAGATAACTTTTCCGGGCAAAGGTAATGAGCAAGTGAACCAACTCCCAGCCGACCTAGTCTTCATCATTGATGAAAAGCCACATGATGTGTACAAGAGGGAAGGCAATGATCTCATCGTCCACCAAAACATCTCACTTGTCGATGCACTCGCTGGGACTACAATAAATCTTAAGACCCTTGATGGACGTGATTTGTCAATCAATGTGAACGAAGTTGTGATCCCTGGCTATGAACTTGTCGTTGCTAAGGAAGGGATGCCACTAGCCAAGGAGCCAGGCAAGAAGGGCAACTTAATTGTCAAGTTTAATGTGAAATTCCCATCGAGGTTGACACCGGACCAACGAGCAGACATCAGACGCATCCTGGGAGGTTGA
- the LOC103981263 gene encoding uncharacterized membrane protein At4g09580 yields the protein MEGGRSLPLSRRDLAAATVVFAIFGVGLAGLYLSMPASDYSFLKLPRTLEDIRILRDNLESYTNDYTVQVLICYFTVYIFMQTFMIPGTVFMSILAGALFGIAGGMVLVILAATAGASSCYFLSKIIGRPLVFSLWPDKLSFFQAQVAKRREKLLNYILFLRVTPTLPNTFINMASPIVDVPYPIFFLATLIGLIPAAYVTVRAGTALGELKSVADLYDFQSIATLFFIGIVTVTPTLISKGQK from the exons ATGGAAGGCGGCCGGAGTTTGCCGTTGTCTCGGCGTGATCTGGCTGCGGCAACGGTGGTGTTCGCGATCTTCGGAGTGGGGCTCGCGGGGCTCTACCTCTCGATGCCGGCCTCCGACTACAGCTTCCTTAAGCTTCCTCGCACCCTCGAAGACATCCGGATCCTCAG GGATAATCTGGAAAGCTACACCAATGACTACACTGTGCAGGTCCTGATATGCTACTTCACGGTATACATTTTTATGCAGACTTTCATGATCCCAGGAACTGTGTTTATGTCAATACTAGCTGGAGCCCTCTTTGGAATTGCTGGTGGTATGGTTTTGGTGATTCTTGCTGCAACAGCTGGTGCATCTTCCTGTTATTTCCTGTCGAAAATAATAGGAAGGCCCCTGGTCTTTTCATTGTGGCCAGATAAGCTGAGTTTCTTCCAGGCTCAG GTTGCTAAAAGAAGAGAGAAGTTGTTAAACTACATTCTATTTCTCAGAGTCACACCCACATTGCCAAACACATTCATCAACATGGCTTCTCCAATAGTTGATGTGCCCTACCCTATCTTCTTCTTGGCTACTCTTATCGGGCTCATCCCAGCTGCATATGTGACAGTCCGG GCAGGAACAGCTCTCGGTGAGTTGAAATCGGTGGCCGACCTGTATGATTTCCAATCAATAGCTACACTCTTCTTCATAGGAATTGTTACGGTGACACCTACACTTATCAGCAAGGGTCAGaagtga
- the LOC135646983 gene encoding uncharacterized protein LOC135646983 produces MVGIFSRISVGWGHRRAQSAIDVATPLPPNMEESSCVPTAGSHGFEDAIEFKPVEHPSEPLVRDQPVTCPQPERSILNDGRIWKERITSATTRAMADLPVLENGSCLQSQDGGEESLLNPAKCPISSSLGAPKHNIDGLLGECIAPEDQALN; encoded by the exons ATGGTGGGGATTTTCTCCCGGATTTCCGTCGGATGGGGGCATCGTCGAGCTCAAAGCGCGATC GATGTGGCGACCCCATTGCCACCAAACATGGAGGAAAGTAGTTGTGTTCCTACTGCTGGAAGCCATGGATTTGAAGATGCAATTGAGTTTAAGCCAGTTGAGCACCCATCTGAGCCCCTAGTTCGTGATCAGCCAGTTACATGTCCACAACCAGAACGCTCAATACTAAAT GATGGAAGAATATGGAAAGAAAGAATTACTTCGGCTACTACACGTGCAATGGCTGATTTGCCAGTTCTTGAGAATGGATCATGCCTTCAGTCCCAAGATGGTGGAGAAGAGTCTCTGCTGAATCCAGCCAAATGTCCCATATCATCGTCTCTTGGTGCGCCCAAACATAATATCGATGGTCTTCTAGGAGAATGCATTGCACCTGAAGATCAGGCTCTTAACTAG